In the Amblyraja radiata isolate CabotCenter1 chromosome 13, sAmbRad1.1.pri, whole genome shotgun sequence genome, one interval contains:
- the arl14 gene encoding ADP-ribosylation factor-like protein 14 yields the protein MGLMASTELKTKHFRILLLGLDEAGKSTLLYRVKFSDTDVLTAPTIGFNVEMLQRDKGVALIVWDVGGQHKMRQLWPFYFQDTDGLLFVVDSADKGRMEASKREFERALKHECLKGIPVVVMANKQDLQGALSADEITKRFHLKRWCSNRDWHVQPCCARTGQGLSAALNVLFSLVKNKIPSKYEGSHASIREDR from the coding sequence ATGGGGCTGATGGCATCCACAGAGTTGAAAACGAAACACTTTCGCATACTACTGCTGGGTCTGGATGAAGCAGGAAAATCCACACTGTTGTACAGAGTAAAATTCAGTGATACCGACGTCCTCACTGCCCCCACCATCGGTTTCAACGTGGAAATGCTGCAGCGGGATAAAGGCGTCGCTCTCATAGTCTGGGACGTTGGAGGACAGCACAAGATGCGCCAACTCTGGCCGTTTTACTTCCAGGACACGGACGGACTGTTGTTCGTGGTGGACAGTGCGGACAAGGGGCGCATGGAGGCCTCCAAAAGAGAGTTTGAACGGGCGCTGAAGCACGAGTGTCTGAAAGGCATCCCCGTGGTGGTGATGGCAAACAAACAGGACCTTCAAGGCGCGCTCTCCGCCGATGAAATCACCAAGCGCTTTCACCTGAAGAGATGGTGCTCGAATCGAGACTGGCATGTCCAGCCCTGCTGTGCCAGGACGGGCCAGGGATTAAGCGCTGCCCTCAACGTTTTATTTTCACTTGTCAAAAATAAAATACCCTCCAAATACGAAGGCTCACACGCTTCCATTCGAGAAGACCGATGA
- the kpna4 gene encoding importin subunit alpha-3 has translation MADNDKQRLKNFKNKGRDLESMRRQRNEVVVELRKNKRDEHLLKRRNVPQEDACEDSDLDGDIRVQNTSLEAIVQNASSDNQGLQLSAVQAARKLLSSDRNPPIDDLINSGILPILVHCLERDDNPSLQFEAAWALTNIASGTSEQTQAVVKSNAVPLFLRLLHSPHQNVCEQAVWALGNIIGDGPQCRDYVISLGVVKPLLSFISPSIPITFLRNVTWVMVNLCRHKDPPPPMETIQEILPALCVLIHHTDVNILVDTVWALSYLTDAGNEQIQMVIDSGIVPHLVPLLSHQEVKVQTAALRAVGNIVTGTDEQTQVVLNCEALSHFPGLLTHPKEKINKEAVWFLSNITAGNQQQVQAVIDANLVPMIIHLLDKGDFGTQKEAAWAISNLTISGRKEQVAYLIQQKVVPPFCNLLTVKDSQVVQVVLDGLSNILKMADDEAETIASLIEECGGLEKIEQLQHHENEDIYKLAYEIIDQYFSTDDIDEDPALVPEAIQGGTFGFNSSTNVPAEGFQF, from the exons ATGGCGGACAACGACAAGCAGCGGTTGAAGAATTTCAAGAACAAAGGGCGGGATTTGGAG TCTATGAGAAGACAAAGAAATGAGGTGGTTGTAGAACTAAGAAAG AATAAGAGGGATGAACATTTATTAAAGAGAAGAAATGTACCTCAAGAAGATGCTTGCGAAGACTCTGACCTTGATGGTGACATCAGAGTG CAAAATACATCGCTGGAAGCAATTGTTCAG AATGCTTCCAGTGACAACCAGGGGCTTCAGCTCAGTGCAGTACAAGCTGCTAG GAAGTTGTTATCAAGTGATCGCAATCCACCAATAGATGATTTAATAAATTCTGGTATTTTACCAATTCTTGTGCATTGTCTAGAACGAGATGACAA TCCTTCATTGCAGTTTGAAGCGGCATGGGCTTTGACCAATATTGCTTCTGGCACCTCAGAACAAACACAGGCCGTGGTTAAATCAA ATGCTGTTCCTCTGTTTTTAAGACTGCTACACTCTCCACATCAGAATGTGTGTGAACAAGCGGTTTGGGCTTTAGGAAACATCATAG GGGATGGGCCTCAATGCAGAGATTATGTCATTAGCCTTGGAGTTGTGAAGCCCTTGCTATCTTTCATTAGCCCATCTATCCCCATTACCTTTCTTCGAAATGTCACTTGGGTGATGGTCAATCTCTGCCGTCACAAGGATCCGCccccaccaatggaaacaattCAGGAG ATTCTTCCAGCCTTGTGTGTGCTCATCCACCACACAGATGTCAAT attttagtagACACTGTTTGGGCCCTATCCTACCTAACAGATGCAGGAAATGAGCAGATTCAGATGGTTATTGACTCTGGAATTGTTCCTCATTTGGTGCCCCTTCTCAGCCATCAGGAAGTCAAAGTTCAG ACTGCAGCTTTGCGAGCCGTGGGAAATATTGTAACTGGTACTGATGAGCAGACACAAGTAGTCCTGAACTGTGAAGCTCTTTCTCATTTCCCAGGATTGCTAACGCATCCTAAAGAAAAAATCAATAAG GAGGCAGTCTGGTTCTTATCGAACATCACAGCTGGGAACCAGCAGCAAGTACAAGCAGTGATAGACGCAAATCTTGTGCCTATGATTATACACCTCTTGGATAAG GGTGACTTTGGTACTCAGAAAGAAGCTGCTTGGGCAATAAGTAATCTAACTATCAGTGGCAGGAAAGAGCAG GTTGCATACCTGATCCAACAAAAAGTAGTCCCTCCATTCTGTAACCTGTTAACAGTGAAAGACTCGCAGGTGGTACAAGTGGTATTGGATGGGTTAAGTAATATCCTCAAGATGGCAGATGATGAGGCAGAAACAATAGCTAGTCTGATTGAAGAATGCGGTG GTTTAGAAAAGATTGAACAGTTACAACACCATGAAAATGAGGACATCTATAAATTGGCATATGAGATCATTGATCAGTATTTCTCAACAGATGAT ATTGATGAAGATCCTGCCTTGGTTCCCGAAGCAATTCAAGGTGGGACATTTGGGTTCAATTCATCTACCAATGTTCCAGCAGAAGGCTTCCAATTCTAG